The window GGCGCAGATCACGGCGGTACGGACCCGGCCCAGCTCGATCGGGTCGGCGGTGGGGCGGAATCCGCCGGAGAGCATCCGGCGCACGTCGGCCGCGGTGAGCGCGCCCTCGGCGCCGGTGCCGGGGAGGCGGCCGGAGGCCAGGTCGCGGGCGCGGGCCGGGTCGTAGCCGACGGTGTCGACGCCCGCACCGACGGCGGCCTGGGCGAGCGGCAGGCCGTGCGAGCCGAGTCCGATGACGGCGAGGTCTGCGGGCATGGCGGTGGACCGTCCTTCCCAGGGGCCGGGGCGTCGGGGGAGCGCGGGGCGCGCCGGTCCGGGCTCCCCGAGGCGCCGCGGGACCGGCGCGGACCTGCGTGAATGTCACACTAGGCATACATATGACCGAGATGCGGTATTGGTGTCCGGCTCGGGTGCATGTCGGCGCCCCGGAGCACGCCGCGCACCGCCGTTCAGGTGGCCCGGCTGCCTCCCGGCGGTGGCCGATACGGGACAAGCGGGTCAGAATTCGGGCAGAGGGGCCGGGGTTTCCGGGAGGCCGCGCGTGGGCCGTCCGGGGAACGGGCACACGAACGCCGTGGGCCCGCCCGGCGTACCGCGCCGCCACGCCGTCCGGAGCGCCTGCCGGCGGCGGCTCGGCCGTCCGGGTGCGTCCCGGCGGGCCGTCCGGGCACCCACCCGCCGCGGCAGCGGGCCAGACCAGACCAGACGGACGTCACGGGAGGTTACGGGTGAGGACAGGCACACTGGGGCCGGACGAGCGGGCCGAGGCGCTCGCCGCGATGGCCGAACGGGAACTGGACATCCTCGTGGTGGGCGGCGGGGTGGTCGGCGCGGGAACGGCGCTGGACTCCGTCACCCGGGGACTGTCCACCGGCCTCGTCGAGGCCCGCGACTGGGCGTCCGGCACCTCCAGTCGCTCCAGCAAGCTCATCCACGGTGGCCTGCGCTACCTGGAGATGCTCGACTTCGCCCTGGTCAGGGAGGCCCTGAAGGAGCGCGGCCTGCTCCTGGGACGGCTCGCCCCGCACCTGGTCAAGCCGGTGCCCTTCCTCTACCCCCTCCAGCACCCCGTCTGGGAGCGCTTCTACGCCGGAGCGGGCGTCGCCCTCTACGACGGCATGGCGATGGCCCGGGGCCACGGCCGGGGCCTGCCCGCCCACCGCCACCTCAGCCGCGGGCGCGCCCTGCGCGTAGCCCCCTGCCTGCGCAAGGACGCCCTGGTCGGCGCCCTCCAGTACTACGACGCCGAGATGGACGACGCCCGGTACGTCCTCACCCTCGTCCGCACCGCCGCCGCGTACGGCGCCAAGGTCGCCAACGGGGCACGCGTCACCGGCTTCGTCCGCGAAGGCGAACGGGTCGTCGGCGCCCTCGTCACCGACGTCGAGAACGGCGGCGAGTACGAGATCCGCGCCAAGCAGGTCGTCAACGCCACCGGCGTCTGGACCGACGACACCCAGGCCATGGTCGGCGAGCGCGGGCAGTTCCACGTCCGTGCCTCCAAGGGCGTCCACCTGGTCGTCCCCAAGGACCGCATCAACTCCTCCACCGGCCTCATCCTGCGCACCGAGAAGTCGGTGCTCTTCGTCATCCCCTGGGGCCGGCACTGGATCGTCGGCACCACCGACACCGAGTGGGACCTCGACAAGGCCCACCCGGCCGCCTCCAGCGCCGACATCGACTACGTGCTGGAGCACGTCAACAACGTCCTCTCCGTGCCCCTCTCCCGGGACGACGTGGAAGGCGTCTACGCCGGCCTCCGCCCGCTGCTCGCCGGGGAGTCCGACGCCACCAGCAAGCTCTCCCGCGAGCACACCGTCGCCCACCCGGTGCCCGGGCTGGTGGTCGTGGCCGGGGGCAAGTACACGACGTACCGGATCATGGCGAAGGACGCCGTGGACGAGGCGGTGCGCGGACTGAACCAGCGCGTCGCCGACTGCGTCACCGAGGAGGTCCCCCTGCTCGGCGCCGAGGGCTATCAGGCCCTGTGGAACGCCCGCGCCCGCACCGCCGCCCGGACCGGTCTGCACGTCGTCCGCATCGAGCACCTGCTCAACCGGTACGGCACCCTCACCGAGGAGGTGCTCCGCCTCATCGCGGAGGACCCGTCGCTGGGCGAGCCGCTGCGCTACGCCGACGACTACCTCCGCGCCGAGATCGTCTACGCCGCCACCCACGAGAGCGCCCACCACCTCGACGACATCCTCACGCGCCGCACCCGCCTCTCCATCGAGACCTTCGACCGGGGAACGCGCAGCGCCCGCGAGTGCGCTGAACTGGTCGCGCCGGTCCTCGGCTGGGACCAGGAGCGCATCGACAACGAGGTCGCCCACTACGAGATGCGGGTCGAGGCCGAACGCGAGTCCCAGCGCCAGCCGGACGACCTGACGGCGGACGCGGCCCGGCTGGGGGCGCCGGACATCGTCCAGGGCTAGGCGACGTCCGCGAAGTCCCGCACGGCGCCCACGGGCGCCCGGCACGCACGCTCGCCCCACCGGGTGACAGCCCGAGTACGCCCGGTACGAGAGCTTCCGCCCGGCGTTCCGAGCGCACGCACCGGACACCGCGGGCACCGCACAGGACTTCGGAGACACCCCGCACGGCCCGTCCCTGACGGGCGTCGAGCGCCCGCCGGGCCGGGGTGTGGCCTGGTCGGGGAGTGGCGCGGGCAGGACGGGCCCCGCCGCGGAGAGGCCCCCGCCGGGCCTGCGGCCGACCCGGTCCGGGGGCTCGCGCGGGCCCGGGCGCCCGGAACGCGATGATGTGTCGTCATATCGCGGGCGTCGGGGCCGAACTCGGCGTGGTCCTGCGGGGGAGTGGCGGCCGGGGCCCCCATCCCCAGGCGTACCCAGCTCCCCGGGTGAGGGACAATGAAGGCTCTGTCGGGGCGGGTTGCAGAGGGGACGCATGACGGACGCGGAGCAGTCGCAGAAGGCCCGTCGGGACGAGGACGGGGCCAGGGACGGCGGCCGGCTGCTCGCCGGGCGGTACCGGCTGGGTGGTGTGCTGGGCCGGGGTGGCATGGGTACGGTCTGGCGCGCCGAGGACGAGACGCTGGGCCGCACGGTCGCGGTCAAGGAACTCCGGTTCCCCTCCTCCATCGACGAGGAGGAGAAGCGCCGCCTCATCACCAGGACCCTGCGCGAGGCGAAGGCCATCGCCCGGATCCGCAGCAACGGCGCGGTCACCGTCTACGACGTGGTGGACGAGGACGACCGGCCGTGGATCGTGATGGAGCTGATCGAGGGCAAGTCCCTCGCCGAGGTGATCCGCGAGGACGGCACCCTCAGCCCCAGGCGCGCCGCCGAGGTCGGCCTCGCCATCCTCGGGGTGCTCCGGGCCGCGCACCGTGAGGGCATCCTGCACCGGGACGTGAAGCCGTCCAACGTGCTCATCGAGGGCGACGACGGCCGGGTCGTCCTCACCGACTTTGGTATCGCCCAGGTCGAGGGCGACCCCTCGATCACCTCCACGGGCATGCTGGTCGGCGCCCCCTCGTACATCTCCCCGGAGCGCGCCCGCGGCCACAAGCCGGGCCCGGCCGCCGACCTCTGGTCGCTGGGCGGGCTGCTGTACGCGTCGGTCGAGGGCATTCCGCCCTACGACAAGGGCTCGGCCATCGCGACGCTCACCGCCGTGATGACGGAGCCGCTCGACCCGCCGAAGAACGCCGGGCCGCTCAGCGAGGTCATCTACGGGCTGCTCGCCAAGGACCCCGCGCAGCGCCTCGACGAGGCCGGGGCGCGCGCCCTGCTGCGCGAGGTGATCGCCACCGAGGAGGCGGGCGCGGGCCGGGCGGCCGACGCCACCAAGGTCGTGCCGCTGCCGAAGCCCGCCGACGGTGGCGCCCGCGAGAGCCGGCCGAAGCTGGAGAGGACACCGAGGGCGGCCGGGGCCCCGAAGGCGGCAGCCGCCGCCACCGCCGCCAAATCCCCGGCGCTGTGGCCGAAGATGCAGGCGTCCGACGACGCGCCCGCCGTCCCGCCGGCCGCCGTGTCGCCCGCCGCCGCGCCCACCAGGGCCACCGCCACGGGCGGACGGCCGCCGGTCGCGCGGGCCTCGCTCACCGACGTGGTGTCGCGGCGCGCGCTGCTGGTGGCGCTCGGCGTCGCCGTGCTGCTGGTCGCCACCGTGCTCGGCTTCGTCCTCACCCGGAGCGGCGACTCCGGCGGGAGCGACGCGGCCGGCGGCGACAAGAACGCCTCGGCGGGAGCCGGCGGCGGCGAGGGCGGTGACCGGGCCGGCGGCGGCAAGGGGCCCGTGCAGGACGGCGGGAAGGGCGGCGAGGTCTCCGAAGGCGGCAAGGGCGGCGAGGACTCCGGCGAGGACGGTGAGGACCAGGGCGACGACGGCGGCGGCAAGGGCGACGACGCCGGCGAGGGCA is drawn from Streptomyces diastaticus subsp. diastaticus and contains these coding sequences:
- a CDS encoding serine/threonine-protein kinase encodes the protein MTDAEQSQKARRDEDGARDGGRLLAGRYRLGGVLGRGGMGTVWRAEDETLGRTVAVKELRFPSSIDEEEKRRLITRTLREAKAIARIRSNGAVTVYDVVDEDDRPWIVMELIEGKSLAEVIREDGTLSPRRAAEVGLAILGVLRAAHREGILHRDVKPSNVLIEGDDGRVVLTDFGIAQVEGDPSITSTGMLVGAPSYISPERARGHKPGPAADLWSLGGLLYASVEGIPPYDKGSAIATLTAVMTEPLDPPKNAGPLSEVIYGLLAKDPAQRLDEAGARALLREVIATEEAGAGRAADATKVVPLPKPADGGARESRPKLERTPRAAGAPKAAAAATAAKSPALWPKMQASDDAPAVPPAAVSPAAAPTRATATGGRPPVARASLTDVVSRRALLVALGVAVLLVATVLGFVLTRSGDSGGSDAAGGDKNASAGAGGGEGGDRAGGGKGPVQDGGKGGEVSEGGKGGEDSGEDGEDQGDDGGGKGDDAGEGSGHDPGEPGDDTLEHTAYRHSQGFRIGLPEGWKYTTTGAAGARFTGPDGQKLLVGWTGTPKDDPVADWKAQEKYMRRAQYERIHIEAVDYRGWNTADWEFTYVDGGVKYRSVDRGLVVDKSLGYGLMYTAKDAEWHSELIEGTWRTFTETFRPKK
- a CDS encoding glycerol-3-phosphate dehydrogenase/oxidase translates to MRTGTLGPDERAEALAAMAERELDILVVGGGVVGAGTALDSVTRGLSTGLVEARDWASGTSSRSSKLIHGGLRYLEMLDFALVREALKERGLLLGRLAPHLVKPVPFLYPLQHPVWERFYAGAGVALYDGMAMARGHGRGLPAHRHLSRGRALRVAPCLRKDALVGALQYYDAEMDDARYVLTLVRTAAAYGAKVANGARVTGFVREGERVVGALVTDVENGGEYEIRAKQVVNATGVWTDDTQAMVGERGQFHVRASKGVHLVVPKDRINSSTGLILRTEKSVLFVIPWGRHWIVGTTDTEWDLDKAHPAASSADIDYVLEHVNNVLSVPLSRDDVEGVYAGLRPLLAGESDATSKLSREHTVAHPVPGLVVVAGGKYTTYRIMAKDAVDEAVRGLNQRVADCVTEEVPLLGAEGYQALWNARARTAARTGLHVVRIEHLLNRYGTLTEEVLRLIAEDPSLGEPLRYADDYLRAEIVYAATHESAHHLDDILTRRTRLSIETFDRGTRSARECAELVAPVLGWDQERIDNEVAHYEMRVEAERESQRQPDDLTADAARLGAPDIVQG